In Candidatus Nitronauta litoralis, one DNA window encodes the following:
- a CDS encoding phage virion morphogenesis protein, with the protein MQEFGEIGLASITKNFEVGGRYSEAGSWRGGDKKWKPLSIVTLLGGEAFGEKGKGKFRKKKDGSLTKRGQKRLDGKKILIGQGNLLNSISSKADIDSVQWGTNMIYAAIHNFGGKAGRGKKVDIPARPYLVLQDQDLDEMTAVLDDYLTGDFQ; encoded by the coding sequence ATGCAGGAGTTCGGGGAAATCGGCCTGGCTTCGATCACCAAAAACTTTGAGGTTGGTGGCAGGTATTCCGAAGCGGGTTCATGGCGCGGCGGCGATAAAAAATGGAAACCACTCTCTATTGTCACCCTGCTTGGTGGTGAAGCGTTTGGTGAAAAAGGCAAAGGAAAATTCAGAAAGAAAAAAGACGGTTCTTTGACCAAGCGTGGTCAGAAAAGACTGGATGGAAAAAAAATCCTGATCGGTCAGGGCAACCTTTTGAATTCGATCAGCTCAAAGGCCGACATTGATTCGGTTCAATGGGGAACCAACATGATCTACGCAGCTATCCACAATTTTGGAGGTAAGGCAGGACGCGGGAAAAAGGTCGACATTCCCGCAAGACCTTACCTGGTGTTGCAGGATCAGGACCTCGATGAAATGACCGCAGTACTGGACGATTACCTGACAGGAGATTTTCAATAA